From a region of the Eretmochelys imbricata isolate rEreImb1 chromosome 6, rEreImb1.hap1, whole genome shotgun sequence genome:
- the CLMN gene encoding calmin, with the protein MAGHEWDWFQREELIGQISDIRVQNLQVERENVQKRTFTRWINLHLEKCNPPLEVKDLFVDIQDGKILMALLEVLSGQNLLHEYKSSTHRIFRLNNIAKALKFLEDSNVKLVSIDAAEIADGNSSLVLGLIWNIILFFQIKELTGNLNRNSSSSSLSSGPSGADSDTSHPSTPNIERSMSVSVKDQRKAIRALLTWVQRKTRKYGVAVQDFASSWRSGLAFLAIIKAINSNLVDMKRALEKSARENLEDAFSIAQDKLGVPRLLEPEDIMVESPDEQSIMTYVAQFLEHFQETEGEDFSDPDKKIPVEATYVHIKDTPSEQEGKILILNENGECTYTVNHERSHSPPTKVCVHDLPEELQSEIAHEEVNDQLNQPLPGHSQGVSEESLVLLSAEELQRPTSLQITGSVSFDSSSSWEVLSDKLIQNEGSISDDQLKQNDDLSATVLTDQKNAADTVDSESFSKKEFTIKMSPECNNEIKDSLVNETWDSCSLSPLSHTSDAHTNEPTNLVENTEPITSTFLQENASKEEDIRKYVLCLLDEEISKLPDGYEHLKQSPVFQTVQDTSCLPKDSDLKGEMEISLSCKPENSTPPVTKIPENLDIHSEGGSSAKMSPNSLKVSVIPHDLFYYPHYNVPISAVLEAFAKPSPASYVSENSKICGELSMNYLHEGEPLVLNNEGGILEPRLQTNLSVSPAEMDAEDTEEEKADPESPTKSFSEKVQAALTGTNVELKEDTSISTNSQDSTNPENPEVTVNQLEDTSSAMLRSEISSKRKEKKKNVIQAENFQTLETGTPQLPDKQKEEITGYQEFSRVSYSDSNVYLRKRIPNPTEKEYISENKQKNTDVNESTNLLIIRKKKDLEAPENAIPPSEPPCVEQPELFYFIVFLWVLVYCLLLLPHLVSNKL; encoded by the exons TGGAGAGGGAAAACGTGCAGAAGAGAACCTTTACCAGGTGGATAAATCTACATTTGGAGAAG TGCAATCCTCCTCTGGAAGTGAAAGATTTGTTTGTTGATATTCAAGATGGGAAAATCTTGATGGCTTTGCTGGAGGTCCTGTCAGGGCAAAATCTG CTTCATGAATATAAGTCCTCAACCCATCGTATTTTTCGGTTGAACAACATAGCTAAAGCACTGAAGTTTTTGGAGGATAGTAAT GTAAAACTGGTTAGCATTGATGCAGCAGAAATAGCGGATGGAAACTCTTCTCTGGTACTTGGACTAATATGGAATATAATCCTGTTTTTTCAG ATTAAAGAACTGACAGGCAACCTCAATAGGAACTCCTCCTCATCCAGCCTGTCATCTGGGCCCAGCGGGGCTGACTCAGACACATCTCACCCGAGCACTCCTAATATAGAGAGAAGCATGTCTGTTTCAGTGAAGGATCAGCGAAAAGCAATCAGAGCCCTTTTAACCTGGGTTCAAAGGAAAACCAGAAA atatgGTGTTGCAGTTCAAGATTTTGCCAGCAGTTGGCGGAGTGGCCTTGCTTTCTTAGCTATAATAAAAGCAATCAATTCCAACTTGGTAGACATGAAGCGAGCTTTGGAGAAATCAGCCCGGGAAAACTTAGAGGATGCTTTCAGCATAGCACAAGATAAACTTGGTGTTCCTAGACTTCTGGAGCCAGAAG ATATAATGGTTGAGTCACCTGATGAACAATCAATTATGACGTATGTGGCACAATTTCTGGAGCATTTCCAAGAGACAGAAGGG GAAGATTTTTCAGATCCTGATAAGAAAATCCCAGTTGAAGCCACATATGTCCATATCAAAGACACACCTTCAGAACAAGAGGGCAAGATCTTGATATTGAATGAAAATGGAGAATGTACGTACACTGTTAACCATGAAAGGAGCCACTCTCCTCCTACAAAGGTTTGTGTCCACGATTTGCCCGAGGAACTCCAGTCAGAAATTGCACATGAAGAAGTTAATGACCAATTGAATCAACCGTTACCAGGTCATTCACAGGGAGTCTCAGAGGAGTCATTGGTTTTGTTGTCTGCAGAAGAACTTCAGAGGCCTACCTCTTTGCAGATTACAGGATCTGTCAGTTTTGACTCCAGTTCCTCTTGGGAAGTTCTTAGTGATAAACTGATTCAGAATGAAGGGAGCATATCTGATGATCAACTGAAACAGAATGATGACCTTTCAGCAACTGTTTTGACTGATCAGAAAAATGCTGCTGACACAGTTGATTCAGAATCATTTTCTAAAAAAGAATTTACCATAAAGATGTCTCCTGAATGCAACAATGAAATTAAGGACTCACTAGTCAACGAAACATGGGATAGTTGTTCTTTGAGCCCATTGTCTCACACTTCAGATGCACATACAAATGAACCAACAAATCTAGTAGAAAACACTGAACCCATAACTTCAACTTTTCTACAGGAAAATGCTTCCAAAGAAGAGGATATACGTAAATATGTTTTGTGTCTACTAGATGAAGAAATATCTAAACTTCCAGATGGGTATGAACATCTAAAACAATCACCTGTTTTTCAGACAGTACAAGATACCAGTTGTTTACCCAAGGATTCTGATCTCAAAGGTGAAATGGAAATATCTTTGTCCTGCAAACCTGAAAATTCAACCCCACCAGTTACAAAAATTCCTGAGAATCTTGATATTCATAGTGAAGGTGGATCTTCAGCTAAAATGTCACCAAATTCTTTGAAAGTTTCTGTAATTCCACACGATCTTTTCTACTATCCACATTACAATGTTCCCATATCAGCAGTTTTGGAAGCTTTTGCTAAGCCTAGTCCTGCCTCTTATGTTTCTGAAAACAGCAAAATCTGTGGTGAGCTATCAATGAATTATTTGCATGAAGGGGAGCCATTGGTACTAAACAATGAAGGAGGCATTCTGGAGCCACGTCTGCAAACCAACCTGAGTGTCTCTCCAGCAGAAATGGATGCTGAGGACACGGAAGAGGAGAAAGCGGATCCTGAGAGTCCCACTAAGTCCTTCTCTGAAAAAGTACAGGCTGCCCTAACAGGAACGAATGTGGAACTCAAGGAAGACACCAGTATATCCACAAACTCTCAAGATTCTACAAATCCAGAAAATCCTGAG GTCACGGTAAACCAGTTGGAGGATACATCGTCAGCAATGTTGAGATCAGAAATAAGCagtaaaaggaaggaaaaaaagaaaaatgtgatcCAAGCAGAAAACTTTCAGACTTTAGAAACGGGGACTCCACAGTTACCTGATaaacaaaaagaagaaatcaCTGGTTATCAGGAGTTTTCCAG GGTTAGCTACAGCGACTCCAATGTTTACCTCCGAAAAAGGATTCCTAATCCCACTGAAAAG GAATACATTagtgaaaacaaacagaagaacaCAGATGTGAATGAAAGCACAAATCTGTTAATTATCAG GAAGAAAAAAGACTTAGAGGCTCCAGAGAATGCTATTCCACCTTCTGAACCTCCATGTGTAGAGCAACCCGAGTTATTTTACTTCATTGTTTTCCTCTGGGTGCTGGTCTACTGCCTGTTGCTCCTTCCGCATCTTGTTAGCAACAAACTTTGA